The following are encoded together in the Onychostoma macrolepis isolate SWU-2019 chromosome 03, ASM1243209v1, whole genome shotgun sequence genome:
- the hoxb2a gene encoding homeobox protein Hox-B2a, with protein sequence MLFFAYVGVAGRPFCPGEAMNFEFEREIGFINSQPSLAECLTSFPAVLESFQTSSIKDSTAIPPPFEHTIPSLSPCTGNQARPRSQKRTASNGLQLRTQTAPPTQHQQGPAPLSGGAPLAHEFPWMKEKKSSKKCPKPGATAAAGAASPSQASSGYTTAGLESPTEAQGGLDNGSGSRRLRTAYTNTQLLELEKEFHFNKYLCRPRRVEIAALLDLTERQVKVWFQNRRMKHKRQTTHHRDGQEGEPSGFELLEGTDAASPYSSQSLEVSGSGSGSGSGSAAASESETCPTAASYTNSADKSQPTPEEGQANQSEPASVPGTAVHSPPYPTPTADNPSTMAEGRAAGPEHSFTEPQDATSLPDLNFFSTDSCLQISDALSPSLQSSLDSPVDFSEEDFDLFTSTLCTIDLQHLQF encoded by the exons ATGTTATTTTTTGCGTATGTTGGTGTCGCTGGACGCCCTTTTTGCCCAGGCGAAGCGATGAATTTTGAATTTGAGAGGGAGATTGGGTTCATCAACAGCCAGCCTTCCCTTGCAGAGTGCCTGACGTCTTTCCCCGCTGTCCTGGAGTCATTTCAAACTTCATCAATCAAGGACTCGACAGCAATTCCACCTCCTTTCGAGCACACCATCCCTAGTCTGAGTCCCTGCACAGGCAACCAGGCGCGACCGAGGAGCCAAAAGCGAACTGCCTCCAATGGCCTCCAGCTCCGGACACAAACAGCACCGCCGACGCAGCACCAGCAAGGCCCGGCCCCGCTGTCGGGTGGCGCGCCCCTGGCCCACGAGTTCCCATGGATGAAAGAGAAAAAATCCTCGAAGAAGTGCCCCAAGCCCGGAGCCACTGCTGCTGCAGGAGCAGCCTCCCCTTCTCAGGCATCCTCCGGCTACACAACCGCGGGACTGGAGTCCCCGACAG AGGCTCAAGGTGGACTGGATAATGGCAGCGGTTCACGGAGGCTGAGGACCGCATACACCAACACGCAGCTACTTGAATTGGAGAAGGAGTTTCACTTTAACAAATACCTCTGTCGGCCCCGGCGCGTTGAAATAGCAGCACTTTTGGATCTAACCGAGCGCCAAGTCAAAGTGTGGTTTCAAAATCGACGCATGAAGCACAAAAGACAAACTACGCACCACCGGGACGGGCAAGAAGGCGAGCCCAGCGGTTTCGAGCTCCTGGAGGGAACCGACGCTGCTTCACCGTATTCGAGCCAATCGTTGGAAGTATCTGGTTCTGGTTCTGGTTCTGGCTCTGGCTCTGCAGCAGCCTCCGAGAGTGAGACTTGCCCGACAGCTGCCTCCTACACGAACAGTGCGGACAAAAGCCAGCCCACGCCTGAAGAGGGCCAGGCGAACCAGTCGGAGCCTGCATCTGTTCCTGGCACAGCGGTTCACTCCCCCCCGTATCCAACGCCTACTGCAGATAACCCCAGTACAATGGCTGAGGGCCGTGCAGCTGGGCCGGAGCATTCGTTCACAGAGCCGCAGGATGCCACCTCTCTACCCGATTTGAATTTCTTTTCGACGGACTCCTGCCTACAGATTTCGGACGCTTTATCGCCGAGTTTGCAGAGCTCACTGGACAGTCCAGTTGACTTCTCCGAGGAAGATTTTGACTTGTTTACGAGCACCCTTTGTACTATAGATTTGCAGCATTTACAGTTCTGA